A section of the Oncorhynchus tshawytscha isolate Ot180627B linkage group LG09, Otsh_v2.0, whole genome shotgun sequence genome encodes:
- the LOC112258845 gene encoding LOW QUALITY PROTEIN: WW domain-binding protein 11 (The sequence of the model RefSeq protein was modified relative to this genomic sequence to represent the inferred CDS: inserted 1 base in 1 codon), whose protein sequence is MGRRSTSSTKSGKFMNPTDQARKEARKRELKKNKKQRMMVRTAVLKMKDPRQIIKDMEKLDEMEFNPVQQPLLNEKVLRDKRKKLRETFERIVRLYERENPDTYKELRKLELDYESNRGKLSLYFDSVKNAELVEVDSIPLPEMPHAPSSILIQDIPLPGAQPPSILKKGSSFSKGISASMSAAVAGVPRLPPGRKPPGPPPGPPPSQVLALYASRRAQFAADTDPSNQASDMEKAMDTMLMGGERDSGSESDGDDGEEDDSDSEEDSEGERDDGGEVDKRMTEDDREKGREEDRGDRHAGRSVRFADMPPSTPREKSKKKRIVKKKKAITPLQAMMLRMAGQSIPEDEEEEEEVEEEYTDSDDSDIEDRGPPGDNQSHLIPNQRMPPPSGPMGGQQPPLHMQGPPGTGPPPLGPPPAPPMRPPGPPSGLPPGPPPGAPPFLRPPGMLGGPRGPMPRLLPPGPPPGRPPGPPPGPPPGLPPGPPPRGPPPRLPPPAPPGMCIPPPPRSGPPRQLAPPLSXFPPPLNSNVLSAPPASSTARNPAPTRMAPRATPMPPWMQMPPPPGTSALPSGVNPTSHHHAPTIEKRANITSISAGGSNLATGQGSGGATISAKPQIINPKTEVTRFVPTALRVRRDKGAGSGGGPMEKRGRRDERVGGQKQQSMATPMGLANPTQMGPVSQPNMKTKDQMYEAFMREMEGLL, encoded by the exons ATGGGGCGACGTTCGACCTCCTCCACCAAGAGTGGGAAGTTCATGAACCCCACCGACCAGGCCA GGAAGGAGGCCAGGAAACGGGAGCTGAAGAAG AACAAGAAGCAGAGGATGATGGTGAGAACAGCTGTACTGAAGATGAAGGACCCCAGACAGATCATCAAAGACATGGAGAAGCTGGATGAAATGG AGTTCAACCCTGTGCAGCAGCCACTGCTGAATGAGAAGGTGCTGCGGGACAAGAGGAAGAAGCTACGGGAGACGTTTGAGCGCATCGTACGTTTGTACGAAAGAGAGAACCCGGACACTTACAAGGAGCTACGCAAACTGGAGCTGGACTATGAGAGCAATCGCGGCAAGCTGTCACTCTACTTTGACTCAGTCAAG AATGCTGAACTGGTGGAGGTGGATAGCATCCCACTCCCAGAGATGCCCCACGCCCCCTCCAGCATCCTGATCCAggacatccccctgcctggggcCCAGCCTCCCTCCATCCTGAAGAAGGGCTCCTCGTTTAG taagGGGATCAGTGCTTCCATGTCTGCAGCGGTGGCAGGCGTCCCTCGGTTACCCCCTGGTAGGAAACCCCCGGGGCCCCCACCTGGCCCCCCACCGTCTCAGGTCCTGGCACTGTACGCCTCACGCAGGGCCCAGTTCGCAGCAGACACAG ATCCATCCAACCAGGCCTCTGACATGGAGAAAGCCATGGACACTatgctgatgggaggagagagggacagtgggaGCGAGAGCGATGGAGACGATGGGGAGGAAGACGACAGCGACTCTGAAGAGgacagtgaaggagagagggatgacggAGGCGAGGTTGACAAGAGGATGACGGAGGATGatagagagaagggcagagaggaggacagaggggacagacatGCAG GACGCAGTGTGCGGTTTGCAGACATGCCCCCCTCAACACCCAGGGAGAAGAGCAAGAAGAAGAGGATTGTGAAGAAGAAAAAGGCCATCACTCCTCTGCAGGCTATGATGCTTAGGATGGCAG GGCAGTCCATCCctgaagatgaagaggaggaagaggaagttgAGGAGGAGTATACTGACTCTGACGACTCCGACATCGAGGATAGGGGACCACCAGGCGACAACCAATCTCATCTTATACCCAATCAGCGCATGCCTCCACCCTCTGGACCAATGGGAGGACAGCAACCACCTCTACACATGCAGGGTCCACCAGGAACAGGGCCTCCACCGTTGGGACCACCCCCAGCTCCTCCAATGAGGCCTCCTGGTCCGCCCTCTGGCCTGCCTCCCGGCCCTCCTCCAG GTGCTCCCCCGTTTTTGAGGCCGCCTGGTATGCTAGGTGGTCCAAGGGGACCGATGCCCCGGCTACTGCCCCCTGGACCCCCACCAGGTCGTCCCCCTGGCCCTCCCCCAGGcccccctccaggtctccctCCTGGTCCTCCACCCCGGGGACCCCCACCCAGACTGCCTCCCCCAGCTCCCCCAGGTATGT GTATCCCCCCTCCTCCACGATCTGGCCCCCCACGCCAActcgcccctcccctct cttttcccccgcCGCTTAACTCCAACGTCCTCAGTGCTCCCCCAGCATCGTCCACCGCCAGAAACCCGGCTCCAACCCGGATGGCTCCCAGAGCAACCCCAATGCCTCCAT GGATGCAGATGCCCCCTCCCCCGGGGACAAGTGCCTTGCCGTCGGGCGTAAACCCCACCAGCCACCACCATGCACCAACCATTGAGAAGCGGGCCAACATCACCTCTATCTCAGCCGGAGGCAGCAATCTGGCAACAGGCCAGGGGAGTGGCGGAGCCACCATCTCAGCCAAACCCCAGATCATCAACCCCAAGACAGAGGTCACCCGCTTCGTGCCCACGGCGCTGAGGGTGCGCAGGGATAAAGGGGCCGGGAGCGGAGGAGGGCCtatggaaaagagaggaagaagagatgaAAGGGTGGGAGGCCAGAAGCAGCAGTCGATGGCTACCCCCATGGGGTTGGCCAACCCTACTCAGATGGGCCCAGTCTCTCAGCCCAACATGAAGACCAAGGACCAGATGTATGAGGCCTTCATGAGGGAGATGGAAGGACTCCTCTGA
- the LOC112258844 gene encoding probable ATP-dependent RNA helicase DDX47 → MADDSKKSVEIKTDDAKDEDSSNDDNSNVNIAENDEQLKTFKDLGVTEVLCEACEQLGWKTPTKIQIEAIPVALQGKDVIGLAETGSGKTGAFALPILQSLLASAQRLHTLILTPTRELAFQIAEQFEALGSSIGVKTAVIVGGIDMMSQSLVLAKKPHIVIATPGRLIDHLENTKGFSLRALKFLVMDEADRILNMDFETEVDKILKVIPRDRRTFLFSATMTKKVAKLQRAALKDPVKCAVNTKYSTVEKLQQYYVFIPSKYKDCYLVSIINELAGNSFMIFCSTCNNAQRVALLLRNLGITAIPLHGQMSQNKRLGSLNKFKSKSRSVLLATDVASRGLDIPHVDCVINYDIPTHSKDYIHRVGRTARAGRSGKSITFVTQYDVELFQRIETLIGKKLPAFPTQEEEVMMLVERVSEAQRFARIEMKEQGEKRKRPRGEEGDDTEQSSGVRKKVRGGAGGGGGGGRGGGRGGGGGKNRGGAAWRGGH, encoded by the exons ATGGCGGACGACTCGAAGAAAAGTGTTGAGATAAAAACAGATGACGCAAAGGATGAAGATTCGAGTAATGATGATAACAGTAACGTTAATATCGCTGAAAATGATGAACAATTGAAGACCTTCAAGGATCTG GGTGTAACTGAAGTGCTGTGTGAAGCTTGTGAACAGTTGGGATGGAAGACTCCTACAAAGATCCAGATAGAGGCCATACCTGTAGCCTTACAAG gaaAGGATGTAATTGGCTTGGCAGAGACCGGCTCAGGTAAGACCGGTGCGTTTGCTCTGCCCATCCTGCAGTCACTCCTCGCTTCCGCTCAAAGGCTGCATACACTCATactcacccccaccagagagcTGGCTTTCCAGATAGCAGAACAGTTTGAGGCCCTGGGCTCCAGCATCGGAGTCAAGACCG ctgttatcgtTGGAGGAATTGACATGATGTCCCAATCCCTGGTCCTGGCCAAGAAACCTCACATTGTCATTG CCACCCCCGGGCGGTTGATAGACCACTTGGAGAACACCAAAGGCTTCTCGCTGCGAGCGCTGAAGTTCCTGGTGATGGATGAGGCAGACCGGATCCTCAACATGGACTTTGAGACTGAGGTGGACAAGATCCTAAAGGTTATTCCCAGAGACAGACGCACGTTTCTCTTTTCTGCCACTATGACCAAAAAG GTCGCCAAGCTACAGAGAGCAGCTCTGAAGGATCCAGTTAAATGTGCCGTTAACACCAAATACTCAACAGTAGAAAAACTTCAGCAGTACTACGTCTTCATACCCTCCAAATACAAG GATTGTTACCTGGTGTCCATCATCAACGAGCTGGCTGGGAACTCCTTCATGATCTTCTGCAGTACGTGTAACAATGCCCAGCGTGTGGCACTGCTGCTTAGGAACTTGGGCATCACTGCCATCCCCCTGCATGGGCAGATGAGTCAG AACAAACGTCTGGGGTCGCTGAACAAGTTCAAATCTAAGTCTCGCTCTGTGTTGCTGGCGACGGACGTGGCATCAAGAGGACTGGACATTCCACATGTAGACTGTGTTATTAACTACGACATCCCAACCCACTCAAAG gACTACATCCACAGAGTGGGGCGAACCGCCAGAGCAGGACGGTCTGGAAAATCCATCACATTTGTCACACA GTATGATGTGGAGCTGTTCCAGCGAATCGAAACTCTGATTGGCAAGAAGCTCCCTGCCTTCCCCACGCAGGAGGAGGAAGTGATGATGCTGGTGGAGAGAGTGAGCGAGGCACAGCGATTCGCCAGAATT GAAATGAAGGAGCaaggagaaaagaggaagaggcccagaggagaagagggggatgacacaGAGCAGTCCAGCGGTGTGAGGAAGAAAGTAAGAGGCGGCGCTGGTGGTGgcggagggggggggagaggaggtggcagagggggaggaggagggaaaaaccGTGGCGGAGCAGCTTGGAGAGGCGGACATTAA